The Eriocheir sinensis breed Jianghai 21 unplaced genomic scaffold, ASM2467909v1 Scaffold372, whole genome shotgun sequence genome includes a window with the following:
- the LOC126991954 gene encoding uncharacterized protein LOC126991954 codes for MTEFLLLLLLLSRMITKEMLSLTFYFLLRSVLAADPAHLKPGALSAHLGRVSLVEDVLWVQYPFTALVEIPGTLRTITEQVTGVVLQMDINAPEDGLLRLMHDRIKYLNDTLTVALENYAALSFPNRTKRGLIDGIGQLSRMLFGTAMDEDVEELRDRYNRLVSLAATQHKTIRMNSFHISRLEHAVQDIASYSRTLGSSINELWTGMANMYQMELVLQTLPALESAVNSILHTNALVIQNVVDADCGRVTSSLFPVRDLQKALKIGVENHQLTPLFDMHAIHHYYPLLESFLTSEAIVIHVPFRSKDVFEVYQLEPFPFSVNNSVMVLDLPATVVLIRNDLSLYATGQPSDLGSCKTEYHNLYFCSASLFAFLPLTGGICEVVLTQSDASKALETCPYRHVAPKSLFHRRFSGFHYFFFTLPVFVTVVCPEGSTYREVAGHLAVRVACSLRSVNLTTFPETLHHGFAATNAIPIYPIDSLVNLTFSRMKYVTNSHSELTFSNFSELESAVHDSLPVYLAPYVHYPSLILPVVLFIIIVIPLFCLVKRALTLYNHLQARVAPPR; via the exons atgacagagttcctcctcctcctccttcttctctcccgcatgataacaaag gaaatgttgtccctcaccttctacttccttctgcgctccgttctggctgcagaccctgcgcacctcaagccgggtgccctctctgctcatttgggccgggtttctctggtcgaggatgtcctgtgggtccagtacccgtttactgctctggtggaaataccaggcacactgaggacaataacggaacaagtgactggggttgtgttgcagatggatatcaatgctcctgaagacggtctcctgcgtctgatgcatgaccgcataaagtacttgaatgatactctaaccgtggctttggagaactacgcagcTCTTTCGTTTCCTAACCGTACTAAACGGGGCTTGATTgatgggattgggcaactttcccgcatgttgtttggaaccgcaatggatgaggatgtggaggaactgcgggataggtataaccGTTTGGTttcacttgctgctactcaacacaaaaccattaggatgaattccttccacatttccagacttgagcatgcagtacaggatattgcttcttattcccgaaccttaggctcttccattaatgagttgtggaccggcatggctaatatgtaccaaatggaacttgttctacaaaccttgcctgccttggagagtgcagtcaactctatcctccatactaatgctctggtaatacagaatgtagtggatgcagactgtggtagggttacctcttctctttttcctgtcagggatttgcaaaaggctttgaaaataggagtagagaaccaccaactaacacctttgtttgacatgcatgccatacaccactactatcccttgcttgagtcattcctgacgtcggaagctatagtaattcacgttcccttcaggtcaaaggatgtgtttgaggtttatcagctggaacctttccctttctcagtcaataactcggtgatggtgctggacttacctgccacagtggtcttaattcgtaatgatctatcgctttatgcaacgggccagccgtcagacctagggtcctgcaaaacagagtatcacaatctctatttttgctcagcgtcactctttgcattcctcccgttgacaggtggtatctgcgaggtggtgctgacccagtcggatgcttctaaagctctagagacttgcccctatcgtcacgtcgcccctaaatcgcttttccacaggaggttctccggatttcactacttctttttcacactaccagtgtttgtgacagtggtctgtcccgaaggttcaacttatagagaggttgcaggtcacctggcggtacgggtggcttgttccctacgttctgtcaatttgacaacctttccggagacgctccatcatggatttgcggccacaaatgccatcccaatctatcctattgacagtttagtgaatctcaccttttctagaatgaagtatgtgacaaatagccattccgagctaaccttttcaaatttctcggaattagagtcagctgtccatgactctctaccggtttaccttgccccatatgtacattacccatcactgatcttgccggtggttctttttatcatcattgtcatccccctgttctgccttgttaagcgggctctgactttgtacaaccatcttcaggcaagagttgccccaccgcgctga